In a single window of the Biomphalaria glabrata chromosome 5, xgBioGlab47.1, whole genome shotgun sequence genome:
- the LOC129926322 gene encoding fibrillin-2-like: MEKCINMENCINMEKCIEMEKCIEMKKCIDKEKCIEMEKCIEMEKCIEMKKCINMEKCINMEKCIEMEKCIEMKKCINMEKCIEMEKCIEMKKCINMEKCINMENCINMEKCIEMEKCIEMKKCIDKEKCIEMEKCIEMEKCIEMKKCINMEKCINMENCINMEKCIEMEKCIEMKKCIDKEKCIEMEKCIEMEKCIEMKKCINMEKCINMENCINMEKYIEMKKCIDMEKCINMEKCIEMEKCIEMKKCINMEKYIEMEKCINMEKYIEMKKFIDMEKCINMEKCIEMKKCINMEKYIEMEKCIEMKKCINMEKYIEMEKCINMEKYIEMEKCINMEKYIEMKKFIDMEKCINMEKCIEMKKCINMEKYIEMEKCINMEKCIEMKKCIDMEKYIEMEKCIDMEKYIEMKKCINMEKYIEMKKFIDMEKCINMEKCINMEKCIEMKKCINMEKCINMEKCIEMKKCINMEKCIEMKKCINMEKYIEMKKCINMEKCIDMEKCIEMKKCIDMEKCIEMKKCIEMKKCIDMEKCIEMKKCIDMEKCIDMEKCIEMKKCIDMEKCIEMKKCIDMEKCIDMEKCIDIEKCIWM, encoded by the coding sequence ATGGAGAAATGTATTAACATGGAGAACTGTATTAACATGGAGAAGTGTATTGAAATGGAGAAGTGTATTGAAATGAAGAAGTGTATTGACAAGGAGAAATGTATTGAAATGGAGAAGTGTATTGAAATGGAGAAGTGTATTGAAATGAAGAAGTGTATTAACATGGAGAAATGTATTAACATGGAGAAGTGTATTGAAATGGAGAAGTGTATTGAAATGAAGAAGTGTATTAACATGGAGAAATGTATTGAAATGGAGAAGTGTATTGAAATGAAGAAGTGTATTAACATGGAGAAATGTATTAACATGGAGAACTGTATTAACATGGAGAAGTGTATTGAAATGGAGAAGTGTATTGAAATGAAGAAGTGTATTGACAAGGAGAAATGTATTGAAATGGAGAAGTGTATTGAAATGGAGAAGTGTATTGAAATGAAGAAGTGTATTAACATGGAGAAATGTATTAACATGGAGAACTGTATTAACATGGAGAAGTGTATTGAAATGGAGAAGTGTATTGAAATGAAGAAGTGTATTGACAAGGAGAAATGTATTGAAATGGAGAAGTGTATTGAAATGGAGAAGTGTATTGAAATGAAGAAGTGTATTAACATGGAGAAATGTATTAACATGGAGAACTGTATTAACATGGAGAAATATATTGAAATGAAGAAGTGTATTGACATGGAGAAATGTATTAACATGGAGAAGTGTATTGAAATGGAGAAGTGTATTGAAATGAAGAAGTGTATTAACATGGAGAAATATATTGAAATGGAGAAGTGTATTAACATGGAGAAATATATTGAAATGAAGAAGTTTATTGACATGGAGAAATGTATTAACATGGAGAAGTGTATTGAAATGAAGAAGTGTATTAACATGGAGAAATATATTGAAATGGAGAAGTGTATTGAAATGAAGAAGTGTATTAACATGGAGAAATATATTGAAATGGAGAAGTGTATTAACATGGAGAAATATATTGAAATGGAGAAGTGTATTAACATGGAGAAATATATTGAAATGAAGAAGTTTATTGACATGGAGAAATGTATTAACATGGAGAAGTGTATTGAAATGAAGAAGTGTATTAACATGGAGAAATATATTGAAATGGAGAAGTGTATTAACATGGAGAAGTGTATTGAAATGAAGAAGTGTATTGACATGGAGAAATATATTGAAATGGAGAAGTGTATTGACATGGAGAAATATATTGAAATGAAGAAGTGTATTAACATGGAGAAATATATTGAAATGAAGAAGTTTATTGACATGGAGAAATGTATTAACATGGAGAAGTGTATTAACATGGAGAAGTGTATTGAAATGAAGAAGTGTATTAACATGGAGAAGTGTATTAACATGGAGAAGTGTATTGAAATGAAGAAGTGTATTAACATGGAGAAGTGTATTGAAATGAAGAAGTGTATTAACATGGAGAAATATATTGAAATGAAGAAGTGTATTAACATGGAGAAGTGTATTGACATGGAGAAATGTATTGAAATGAAGAAGTGTATTGACATGGAGAAGTGTATTGAAATGAAGAAGTGTATTGAAATGAAGAAGTGTATTGACATGGAGAAGTGTATTGAAATGAAGAAGTGTATTGACATGGAGAAGTGTATTGACATGGAGAAATGTATTGAAATGAAGAAGTGTATTGACATGGAGAAGTGTATTGAAATGAAGAAGTGTATTGACATGGAGAAATGTATTGACATGGAGAAATGTATTGACATTGAGAAATGTATTTGGATGTAG